In the Rhinolophus ferrumequinum isolate MPI-CBG mRhiFer1 chromosome 12, mRhiFer1_v1.p, whole genome shotgun sequence genome, CTTGGCGATGGCCTGAGCCATCCAGTTAGCATCTTGATATTGAAGAGAGGGCTTCTAATCACGATAATCCATCAGCTCTGCCTCTGTGGGGAGCTCCCTCCACAGCAGCTGTCAGTGTACATGTCACACGGGGGCACTACAAAGTGACCTCTCACAGGACACCTGGGGTCTGGAGTAGAACTTGGATGAATAGGACGCAGAACGGACAAAACACAATATGGTTGATAATGGCTGTAGGAGTCCTTTTACCAAAAATCCTTACTATGTGCCTGGTGTTAAATGATTGTCAAAGAAAATGACAGAGTGCCTGTGTTGAGGAACCTTTCCATATTGTGCAAGGGACAGACCAAAACCAAACACCAGTGCAAGTGTTGCTCGTGTGATTAGCGAAGAGCCACACAATCCAGGCGCTGTGGAGGGTGGTCTGTTACTGGAGTCTTGCTGATTCCATGAAGCCTTCCTCACACTGGCCCCTCCCTCGGGTCCCACTTGGGTTTCCACAGCAGTGGCCTCCATGCGGCTCATCATGCCGCCTTCCCTACACTCCATGGGCAGCCTGGCTCACTGCTACATGCACTCGTTTTGATGACTCCCTTATGGAAACCTGAGTGGCTCCCAATACCTGCATCACCTAGAGAAAGCCCCACCGGGTCCCAGGCCTGCGCCTGCCATCCGGTCTGCTGCCCTGTGTGTGCCTGACATTCTTGAGTGTTCACCTTTCAGTCCTCTTTTGTtcactctcttccctcttctccaaaTCTCTCATGGCTTTTAAGACTCGGCTCACGTGTCATAACGTCTCATCAAATACCTTTTTAGAAGTGCTTTCTCATCTTGGTTCTCACTGTGACATGCAGTGTGGCCTAACTGCTCCGAACAGGGGCGGGAGCCAGACAGTGCAGGTTGTTATTCTGACCTGGCCACGTGCTGTGTTACCTTAGTCAACTATTTTATTAATGCTGTGCTTTAGTTTCTCATCTATGAAAAAGACAATAGTCAGACCTACCTCAGTGGGTTGTTACGAGTTAATTAGGACAGTTCCTGGCATGTACCAAGTCCGCAGTAAATGTTGGCTATTAGCAATGCTTACCATATTCTCTTCACTGGTGTCTCTCATTTGTCAACTCTAAGATCTTTGAGGTCAGGGACTGTCTCTGGTCATCTGTAAAATCTCAGGGCAAGTGGAGAGCACGTGCTTACAAATATGCCTGAAGTGAACAGCTAAGGAACTTTTTGGAGATGAACATAAAGCCTGAATGACAGATTTGAAAAAAGCATTCCAGGTAAGGATGATGACACATGAGAATGTAAGAAAGAAATCTGTGTGGGAGGCTTGAAAAGCAGTTTGGATGAAATGACCACCCTTATAGTGAAACGGGGAGCAGAAGgctgaagaagaaagggaaggatggGGACTCTGGAGCCAAGAGCAATCGGAAATGGTCTGTCAAAGGCCCCATGGAGAATGCAGCAACTGACACACTGGATGCAACGGACTCAGGAGAAAATTCTGGAGCAGGGAGGCTGGTTAGAAAAATACAGCACTTGTTTGTAAGTAGCTACAACAGCTACTATTCCCAAACCCTTCTTCCTTAAATAGAAAAGGCAATTTTAGGATCACAAAGTGGCCACATCTTTTTTATTGACAACTCAATCTCTACATACATTCATTATTGCACAAATTATAAGTGGATTCACAATTATATTAATACAAACTCATGAGCATAAAGCTACTGCTCTAGGTTTTGGTgcattttgtgccaggcattttaGTAAATATGACAAACGTCAAGGAACTCAGCTACTTCAATTCATAAGGATCAGCTTTCAAAAACAGCCTGTATGTCATCTCATAAAACAACATGTCAAAcgcaggaaaataaaaaactaaatgacaaaagaaagaacactGTTAAAGAATCACTGGTGATAAAAATGTTAGGTTAAAATACTAGgtttaaaaattttagcaattGGACTTAGGATCCAGAAAGTATATGCATATTGGGAATTTTAGGAAAAGACCTCTATGTCTGCTTCATAATTACTACGTTCCAAACGGGTATCTTTGGGTTGCTACAGTGTCTTCCCTGCTTCATAGTTCAGAAGAAACAACATGGTAATTTACATAAATGGGTTTTAAAATAAGATTCTTCTCACTCAAAATAAAAGTATGATCTCCATCAAATTACATAGAAATCTTACTGAAATGTCAACGAGAGAGAGAAGCCAAACTGCCCATTTACCTTCACTGCCTGCCTCAGAGGACCGGGCTGGTGTGGCACCTGCCTAGAAGGGGAGATGTGGGTAGTCCCCGCTCTGCAGTGTGCAGGTGGAAACAAGCGTTTCCGCTTCCCTGAGGTTTTGCTTCCTCAGGTATGTAACTGAGGAGGTGGGCTAGAGGGCTTATAAGAGACCTTGCAAATAAAAAGATCTAAGTCATCTTGAGATCCCACCTTGAGCAAATGTTTCAGATGGCAAAAGAAATGGATGAAAACTGGTGGGTGAAGTATTTCTTACCTTTTGATGCCATCACTCAGAACCATTCTATACTGTAGTTCAAGGAAATCTTTGTTTGATACTTTCATCTAATGGCTGGTGCTACTAAAGGATATGCAAATGAGGCAtctaacaatgaaattttagataaaaatgtatacataaaagcCTTTCtatgtttggaaagaaaaatatcagccGTCAGGACTTGCTGCCTCTGAATTTTAAGAACCAGAGGCACATTCAAGCCATTCAACAGGTACCTATGGACTGCAGCACACCTATTAAAAATGGGTTTCCCGAAATCCTCCCAGGCAGGCACCTTCCATGAAACTGGTTCTAACAGAAAGTACGCAAGAGAATTAAATGCagggtaggatttttttttcttcacagatCAGAAAATGACCCAAAGAGAGTGGTGGCCTCTCATTTTCTGTCCcctaaaaatacaaatatcactTCTTCTGGAATCTAACACACTGGCTTCATTTTCAAGATGCATCACTTTATTTTCCCCGTAAGGCAGCCATGCATTATAAACCTTAAGCACGTGACAGTCATGATTTCATCAGTAAGCCCAGGGCTTCCGCAGGCTTTCTGGAGCTTACAGCCACAGTAGTCCTGAGGGGTCAAATATTAAAGCTTTCTCCACAGCCACAGGTTCCTTTGATGTTTGGGTTATTGAACACAAACTCACTGGATAATTTGTCTTCAACATAGTCCATTTCTGTTCCTAAAAGTGTTAGCTGTGCTTTCTTTTCGATGAACACTCTGACTCCTTGGGGAGAAGAAAACACATGTCATATAAAGCCTACAGTATGCTAACAGAACCTGCTGATTGAAAgcaaagtgaattttaaatagtAACCACTAACAAAAATCAAACAGGAAGCTTTTGAATCTGTCTCACTATTTCCTTTAAGGGATTCAGTACTCAGTTTCCTGTCTGTCCCCTCTTTCCACACAATAACCTATGTCAAAAACAATTGCATTAGGTTAGAAAGTTGTTCACAGGCCAATTTCATGACAATTCTATGTAAAACTAGAATTTGCCTTTCACTATATTTCACCCATTTTTCCTATTTGCAACATAAAGAAAATGGATATATTCTCAGTGAGAGTTTTGTAAAGATGGAGTCAGTAACATTTATGAAAACCCTGCAATGATGTCTGTATACACATGACACACTACCACACCTAAAGACACACAAAGGACTGTGGTACAGTGAGTTGGTTTAATAAGACCAATCAGTGTAACATAGCAGTTCTGTTCTGCTTATGGGCTGGAAAACTTGTAATAACACAACTCCCTAGTAATTATGTAGACAGAGGTTGGCATCTCCCTTATAAGAAATCAAGTCATTACTTAAATATAAACTACACGTATTTATTAGCTCTCCTCAAGACAAAAATTTAAGGTTAAAATTTatgtattgatttaaaaaataaaatttaacaaatatctttGATTAGTAActtcaatttaataaaatgaaccCACATGAGAAACCCATGAAAGCTAGCCAGCAGCACACCTCTGATGTACAAAGCCACCACTGCAAAACCCATGTACAGTGAAGTTCCCCCAAAGTTGTAGCattatctattttgttttaaataggcTTTATCAGATTATTGCATAGGGGCAGGAAGTGGGggcaaaatataattaaaaatggaaaattttaatttggaaattaaaattggAAATACAGAGTCATCAAAAGCATGAGATGACATTActtatttgacatatatataaaactgctACTTCACACAAAAGTGGCTGGTTCATTCTGAACTTTTATCTTAAAACCTTTCTGTACATGGTCATCTTACTATTATCATTACTATTCATGCTACGTAAGGTTAAACATTTTAGGCAAAACAAAGTGCCCAGAAAAAGTTTGTTTAAATCTCACCATCTTGAACAACTTCTtcatcagaatctccttttattTTCGTATATTCTAGAGTATAAGAAAGGCCATTACAGCCCCTGGTTCGGACACCAACTTTCACACCTacctgaaaaataattgtaaatataaacttaattttaaaatagtacagATAAAACAAACATGTTAATAAAAGTCCTAGCtatattattcatttcttcataaGCTGAAAGGCAAATATTAGATTCCTGGCTATAAAATATCCCTTTAGGAAGTGTAAATGGAATggaaaataagcattaaaaaaatttaccTAGTATACAAACATCATTATGACATTAGTGGGTACCAAAAAAGAGTAAAAACTAATTATACACGAAGAAAACAATACAGAGGGAAAAAAGCCCCCAAACTACAGTCACTACCACTCTCGAAAAACagcttatatatttttcctattttcttccaGCCCTTGTCACACACACATTAACATAGTTTTTATTACAgcataaaaaattttttctctgccttttttcacTTAAGACATCATCTGTCCATGTAATTTCAAGTAGTGCCTACATAATACTCCACTATACCAATGCATGTGTATTATTTAACTTAACCAACTACCACCCTTTTAGGCTGGGAAtaacatttttaaggaaagagTTTCAATtcaaaaaatagattttttttttttttttttttttaaggaaaaagaaaagtatctgACAGCAGAGATGACAACCTAAGAAATCGAACTTGCTCACTAAGAGTTTTGCCCCGCCATCATGGGAGACGTCCTCAGGAAGTTTCCCTATGGTCAGGTTTGCCAAGGCTCATAGGCCTGGCAGTCATGCTGCCTCTGCACAGGGCCTTACTTCCAGGGCAGACCTATGTGAACATTCTCAGACACCAGAAAGCAGAAGACTGATGCCAACACAGATAAGACATGAAAAAGTGAGCAAACAGCACTGTTAGATCCTATCTGCTTTTTCATTTACGTATACAGCAAAAGTATCATCATATTATCATATTAGCAAAAGTATCATCATATCGTATTATTTCACCAAGCAGATCCTGAACCTCTGAAAAGCAGCAATGTATGCTTGCTTCAGCAAAACAATCATGAAGTAGGAAGATACTTGGTGAAGAGCATGAGTCAGTGTTAAGCTTTCTGGGAGTTCTGATGAGCTGAAGCATTCAGAGTAATCTCTTCTGTCCTTAACCAACAGGAAGGAGACAGAGTACTCTAAAGGTAAATAAAACCATACTCTGTCTCCTTGCTGTGTGGGAGGTGATTTTACACATTCAGTACGAGAAACAACCAATAAACTACCTAGCTGAAATTCTGGAGCGCATGTCATAAGTATTTGTTTCACTTAGTTTTTATCTTTGTAAACAGGAAGACTCTAGCAAGCAGAAAGTCCAACTATCGGAATGGATCTAGACACTTAAAGAGTATATGAAAATACAGCTTTAGTAACTGGAGTTCGAAAAGGGATTGCTTGTGCTATAAATGACACCTGATGAAGTGTTTGCTCAATCCTTTTCATGTCAATCCTTTTCATCCCTCAAATCTACGAAGCTAAATTCTTGTTTCATTTGGTTGATTTATACTCCAGTCATGACATactttagcatttaaaaattcttaggaCAGTGCTAGAATTCCCATTACATTATAATGCAGGTTATACAACGGAACCTAAAACCACTCTGTAGTCTATTCACTAAACATTACTAGTCTTGGAAGTAATTTACAGTATTTCTTAGGCAATTAATGCActaagatgaatgaaaacaacccaaaagaCCTTATGgcagactggttaaataaatcaaGCTTGTTTAATACAATATGGTattatatgaaaaagaatgaggtgGATCTTTATGTAATGATATGAAAAGATCTTCAAGCTGTTTTATTAGGAGCAAAAAGCAAAGCATAACTACAGCATGTACTGTATGCTCTCAGATAAGTAGGAAAAGAGATACACGCACAAATGTAACAAGTATAGTTGAGGCTAGTGGTTCCCCTCAGGGAaatgtttttggttgtcacaactgaggcATAAAGCACTGCCACTGGCAGAGGCCAGAGAGGACACTAAATATCCTGCAATCCACTCCCAGCCAAGAATTATCCAGCCCTCAACAgtgttgaggttgagaaaccctggtctaggTAAATATGTACAGATTATTCTGGAAGGACACTAAGAAGTTGCCTCTTGAAAGGGAAAATGATGACTAAGTGTCTAGAATGAGAGAGTGACTTCCTTTTCATTGAGTACCCTGTTGtactatttgaatttaaaattatgggcatattttactttttaaataaaaaccccTAATTAATGAACTCATAATGCTTACCATAAGATAAATTCATTGTGagaataaaacttcatttttaaactaaacatttgattgatttcacttacatgttcAGGCTTATCTTTAAGAAGTTGTTTTATCTTGTTTACTGCTGAAGGTGtctgaaagagaaaatgttatttttttagcTACAAAATTTGCATTCTTGGGCCGgcccagcccggtggctcaggcggttggagctccgtgctcctaactccaaaggctgccggttcgattcccacatgggccagtgggctctcaatcacaaggttgccagttcaattcctccagtcccacaagggatggtgggc is a window encoding:
- the ISCA1 gene encoding iron-sulfur cluster assembly 1 homolog, mitochondrial, which gives rise to MSASLVRATVRAVSKRKLQPTRAALTLTPSAVNKIKQLLKDKPEHVGVKVGVRTRGCNGLSYTLEYTKIKGDSDEEVVQDGVRVFIEKKAQLTLLGTEMDYVEDKLSSEFVFNNPNIKGTCGCGESFNI